Proteins encoded within one genomic window of Pecten maximus unplaced genomic scaffold, xPecMax1.1, whole genome shotgun sequence:
- the LOC117320351 gene encoding uncharacterized protein LOC117320351, with product MSLIFSQLVYIDMKGVGGHGGTGIHGDLNDKYKEIIQRVMNYATPDLTKYFDTDTLISSKESNLHHESSSLSSMESIDNSLNNNLEHASLRHPYPIPVNMAIQPDYPTPQQVTVTKCGVCTIL from the exons ATGTCTCTCATCTTCTCACAGCTTGTCTATATAGACATGAAAG GTGTAGGAGGACATGGAGGGACCGGTATACATGGAGATCTCAATGATAAATACAAGGAGATTATTCAACGAGTCATGAATTATGCCACCCCAGACCTCACCAAATACTTTGACACGGACACGCTTATAAGCAGTAAAGAAAGTAACCTACATCACGAATCGTCCAGTCTGTCCAGTATGGAAAGCATTGACAACTCCCTTAACAACAATCTGGAACATGCCAGCCTCCGTCACCCTTACCCTATCCCAGTAAACATGGCAATCCAGCCAGACTATCCCACCCCACAGCAGGTCACAGTAACCAAGTGTGGAGTTTGTACTATTTTATGA